The Hymenobacter sp. DG01 sequence CTGGGCATGGCCAAAGCGGGCACTACGCAGGCCGTTACGGCTGCTACCACGTTTCAGGCGGCTTCTCTGGGCAAAGTAGTACTGGCTTACACGGCCTTGCGCCTGCACGACCAGGGCCTGCTCAACCTGGATAAGCCCCTGCAGACCTATTACACCGAGCCGCGCCTGCGCGCCCAGCCCCGCGCCGCGGCCATCACGGCCCGCATGGTGCTCACGCACACTTCCGGCCTGCCTAACTGGGCCGAAAACCCGCTGGAAGCCAGCTGGAAAACCTCTGCCCTGAAGCTAAAATACGTTCCCGACAGCTGCTGGAACTACTCCGGCGAAGGCTTCGTGCTGCTGCAGAAAACCCTGGAGCACATTACCGGCAAGCCTCTGCAGGCGCTGGCGCAGCAGGAGGTATTCCGCCCGCTGGGCATGCGCAACAGCAGCTACGTCTGGCACGGTGAGTTCGACAAAGATGCCAGCTTCGGCCACGACGACGCAGGCAAGCCCACGGAAATCAGGCGCTTCCAGGAAGCCAACGCGGGCTACAGTCTGCTCACCACTGCCACCGACTACAGCCGGTTCGTGCAGGCGCTGGTAAAAGGCCAGGGGTTGAAACCGACTACCGCCAAGTTGCTGGCTACCCCCGCCAGCGCCGCCGAGCGCTGCGCGAAACCGGCTACCCCCACCGACCCGTTCATTGCCTGGGCCTACGGGGTAGGACTGGCTACTACCAGCCGCGGCCCCGCCCTCTGGCACTGGGGCGACAACGGCGACTTCAAAGGCTTCTTCATTGCCTTTCCCGACACGCAGGAAAGCCTGGTGTTTTTCACCAACAGTGCCAACGGCCTGCACATCACGGATGCCGTGCTGCGGCTGTTCTTCGGGCCGGGGCAGTACCGGGCCATGCAGTGGCTGGCGGAGTAGCTGGGTTTCCGGCGCGGCTGCGGCCGGCCTACCCCTCAAAATACCGGCAGCCCTATATCCCTGCGCGGGGGTATATATCCAACGAAACCCACTCTCCCTGTACCATGCCCATCTCCTATAAACCCCTGTTCCTGCTTGAGGCCGATGCTTTTTCCCTGGTAGAAATCAAGCTGCTGGATGTGCAGAGCGACGACCCGGCCGAGGTCTATTTCTGGCTTCGGTTCGATAACGCCGACCACACCCTCGACAAGCTGGAGTTTGTGTCGATGAATCGGAACGGGGCGGAGGAGCAGCGGGAGTTTCGGCAGGGGCGGCTGCAGTTCTCGGAGGCCAGCGGCACCTTCGTTGCTGAGGATGGCGCCAGCTCGCCGGTGCGGGTGGGCGGCACCGCTTCCCTACCCCCTGCGCTCGACGAAGCCATTCAGCGCTATTTTGTGGGGGCCTAGCGCCTTGCCTCCCTACCCCTACTCAAGGCGCAAACCGTTGCGGGGCCAGGGCTTGCGGATTGGACAGAAGCCGGCCCGGGCCGGGGGCCCCGGCTGTTGACCTGGCGCATCTATTTCAGTAATTCGCCCCGGCTCATGTACTTCCGCCGTATCTTTGTGGTCCGCCTGGGCAAAACGGCCCGGACGGATCATCTTTGTTTTGCCCTCAACACCCGTTGCCCATGCCTACTCGTCTTAATAAATACATCAGCGAAAGTGGGGTTTGCTCCCGCCGGGAGGCCGACCGCTTTATTGAGCAGGGCAACGTGCTGGTGAACGGCAAGCGGGCCAGCATTGGCGACCAGGTGACGACCAAGGACCGGGTTTCGGTGAACGGTATTGTCATTGAGCCTCGCGCCGAGGAAGATGCCGTGTACATTGCCTACAACAAGCCGCCGGGCATCATCTCCACCACCGATACCGGCATCAAAGACAACATCATCCGGGCCATCAAGCACTCGGTGCGCATCTTCCCCATTGGGCGCCTCGACCGGGAATCGCAGGGCCTGATTCTGCTGACCAGCAACGGCGACATTGTCAACAAGATTCTGCGGGCCGGCAACAAGCACGAGAAGGAGTACATCGTGATGGTCGATAAGCCCATCAACGATCTGTTCATCGAAGGCATGGCCAACGGCGTTCCGATTGGGGGCACCATGACCCAGCCCTGCAAAGTGACTAAGGAAACGCCTTACATCTTCCGCATTGTGCTGGTGCAGGGCCTCAACCGCCAGATCCGGCGCATGTGCGAGTACTTCGGCTACGAGGTAGTGCAGCTGGAGCGCATCCGCGTGATGAACATCAACGTGAAGGGCCTGGGCGTGGGCGAGTGGCGCGAGCTGAAGGAAAAGGAGCTGAAAGTGCTGTTCGAGATGATTAAGGACTCCGACGGCACCGATGACGGCTCCACGCCCCGGCGACGCAAGCGTCCTTCCTCGGCCGAGTTCTGGGCTGACCGCCCGGGCCGCAAGGGCGCGGCGCCCAAACGCCCCGCCGATGCCACCGGCCACGCCAGGCCGGCCGGCGCCTGGGTAGAGAAGCCCACCGGCAAACGGGCCGCCAGCCGCCCCGCCCCTACCCCCTCCGCCCCGCCAGAGTGGCCCACGGGCCTGACCCGGCCCAATGGCCCTGCCACCGGCGTCCGCCCCGACGGCCCGGGATTTGGCAAAACGCGGCGCCCCGTCGGCGGACCGGGCAGCAGCCCTCGCCCGCGTGGTGCGGCGGCCGGCAAAGGCTCCCGGCCTACCCCTGCCGGACCGCCCAAAGGTAAAACCAGCACCCGCGGTACCCGCGGCGCCAGCCGCCCCGGCAAACGCTCCTAGCGTCACAAACACAACGCCAGCGGCCTATTCTGCGCAAGGATGGGCCGCTTGCTCGTTTCAGAGGGGTAGGGTGTGCAAATGAGGTGAAACTGAAGTCTTTCCGAGTACCATAAGGAACCCGGCTGGCTGATACTGCCAAACTATTGTAAGCCCCTCTCCTTGAGGGAATGCAGTGAGATTAACACGCGAGATGCTTCGGCTGCGCCCCTGCCAGACGAGCTTATGCCCTACCCTAACCAGGTGCAGCAAGTCTCCTCAGCGGTACGGTTGAGTAGGATTGGCGACGCTCTGTTTAACTGATTTCACAATACTTAAAGTCTGAACTAACAATTAGCAAATGAAACAATAACATTATACAAGATTCTGAAATACAGTATAATAATCTCATATTTCTATTATTATAACGACATCATTTCTTAGCAAGACAAAGTCTGATTTTATCGAAAATTCGGATGCACATCGGAGAGGGAGCCGCGTATGTTTGAACTGTTCGGCCAGGGTGGCTGAACGGCCTTACTCCCAATCTTCCGCGCCATGAACACCAAACCATCTAACGCCTTTATTGCCGCTTCCTGGGTAGCCCTGCTAGCGGGCGTCGCCGCTTTCATCATCGGCCTCTGGAACGCCCAGATGCAGCTCAACGAGAAGGGCTACTACTTCGCAACCCTCATGTACGGCCTGTTCGCCGCCATTTCCCTGCAGAAATCAGTGCGCGACCAGCTGGAGGGTATTCCCGTAACGGGCATTTATTATGGCCTGAGCTGGTTTTCAACCCTGCTCTCGGTAGCCATGCTCACGGTAGGCCTCTGGAACGCTACCCTCACCCTGAGCGAGAAAGGCTTCTACGCCATGTCGTTCCTGCTGAGCCTGTTCGCGGCCATTGCCGTGCAGAAAAACACCCGTGACAACCGCGGCCAGAACCCTACCCCCGAGGCAACGGCTTTGAGCTAGTGGTGGGGGTAGCAACCCAGGCAGTACCTTGCCGCCGACAGGGTCTGGTTCTTCCCCTGCTCAACTTGCTATGCCTTTGACGCCCAAACAACAGATGCTGGCCGGGGAGCTCTACCTCGCCAACGACCCCGAGCTGGTAGCCGAACGGCTTCGCGCCAAGCAGCTTTGCCACCGCTACAACCAGGAGCCCGTGCACCTGAACCGGCAGGTGCTGGCCGAGCTGCTGGGCTACGAAACCGATGCCCACCTGGAAGCCCCCCTGCGCTGCGACTACGGCTACAACATCCGGCTGGGCCAGGGCGTGTACGCTAACTATAACCTCACCATCCTCGATTGCGCCCCCGTCACCATCGGCGACAATGTGTTCATTGCCCCGAATGTAGTGCTGACCACGGCCGGGCACCCCGTAGAAGTAGCCCCGCGTATTGCCGGCTGGGAATTCGCGAAGCCTATTACCATCGGGAGCAACGTGTGGCTGGGCGCGGGGGTGCTGGTGATGCCGGGCGTAACCATTGGCGAGGGTACTACTATTGGGGCCGGGAGCGTGGTTACGCGCGACATTCCGGCGGGGGTGGTAGCCGTGGGCAACCCCTGTCGGGTGCTGCGGAAGGTCTAGTGCGGGTGGTGCCAGCGTAGTCCCTTCATCTTTTGAAATGCACTTCTCGTGTATCTTGCAGCCCGCCCCGTAGCTCCGCGCTACCGGCGGGCTGCTTTGTTTAGCCTCCACCCCCAACCACAAACCAGAAACTACTTCCTCCCCGCCCCATGATGATGCGTACCGACTGGACTCTCGACGAAGTAAAAGCTATTTATAACCAGCCCGTACTGGAGCTGGTAACCAAGGCTGCCGCCATCCACGCCGAAACCCAGGCCACCGGCGAAGTGCAGGTGTGTACCTTGCTGAGCGTGAAAACCGGCGGCTGCCCCGAGGACTGCGCCTACTGCCCCCAGGCTGCCCGCTACCACACCGGTGTGCAGGCCCATAAGCTCCTGCCCGATGCCGAGGTGCTGGCTGCAGCCCAGCGCGCCAAAGACGGCGGCAGCACCCGCTTCTGCATGGGCGCCGCCTGGCGCGAAGTGCGCGACAACCGCGACTTCGACCGGGTGCTGAACATGGTAACCGAAGTCAACAACATCGGGCTGGAAGTGTGCTGCACCCTGGGCATGCTGAACGAGTACCAGGCCGAGCGCCTGAAGGAAGCCGGCCTCTACGCCTACAACCACAACCTGGATACCAGCCGCGAGCATTACGACGACATCATCACTACCCGCACCTACGACGACCGCCTGAACACGCTGGAGCACGTACGGAAGGCCGGTATTTCGGTGTGCTCGGGCGGCATCATTGGCCTGGGCGAAACCGACGAGGACCGCATTGCCATGCTGCACACCCTGGCGACCCTACCCCAGCACCCCGAGTCGGTGCCGGTGAATGCGCTGGTGCCCGTGGAAGGCACCCCTCTGGCCGACCAGCCCCGCGTGAGCGTGTGGGAAATGCTGCGCATGATTGCCACGGCCCGCATCCTGATGCCCCGCACCATGGTGCGCCTCTCGGCCGGCCGCCAGGAAATGCCCGTTACGGAGCAGGCCCTCTGCTTCCTGGCCGGCGCCAACTCCATTTTCTCGGGCGAGAAGCTGCTCACTACCCCCAACCCCGACTTCGACGCCGACAAGCAGATGTTTGCTTTGCTGGGCCTCAAGCCCCGCAAGTCCTTCAAGGACGTGCCCGAAGGTGCCGTAGTGCTGGGCAAGGAAGCTGCTCCGGTAGTAGCGTAGGTAGCAGTTGTTTTTCAGAAAGCGTCTGTCATCCTGGGCAGCGCGAAGGACCTTCTCACGCCGAAACGAGTCGTTGTTACGATTGTCGTGCTACTGTGAGAAAGTCCTTCGCGGGCTCAGGATGACAGACGTTTTTTACCCCGCCTCATCTTTTATGCGCCTTACTGCTTGTCTTTTCCTGCTGCTGGCGGCAACGGCCGGCCGGGCGCAAACCATATCGGGGCCCATGCCGGCACTGCGCCCGCTCGATTCCGTGTATGCGGCTCACGGAGTAGCATTCGGGACGCCGCCAGAGGGGACCATGCTCCGGCCGCAGTTCTCTGGTATGGGCAAGCGCTGGAAAACAACGCAGGTTTATGTGTTGCCTCCCCAGGCAGATACCATGATGCTGGCGCATCAGCCGGTACACCCAGAATTCTGGTTTCGGAGTGGCCAGTTTATTGGAGTTACTTATCAGTTAAAGCGGGAGCAGAAGAGCCGCACTGTTTTGCGGGAGCTTACCCGCCGCTACGGCCCACCCCGGCCCGGCAACGTACCCGGCGCGCAGTATTGGTTGGGCCGTCGTACCTACATTCTGTATGAGGATGCTGTGCCGGATGTTGTGCTCCACATTGCCAGTCTGGATATGCTCAATGAGCAGGTAATTGAAACCTCCGTCCGGCAGGAAGCCCGGAATTCGCTGGGCTGGCAGCCCGATTCGCTGGGGCTACCAAGGCAATTTCCACTGCCCACCGAAAAGATAAAATAGTGCCTACCCCCTCTCCCCTCCACCAACGCCTTACCCGCGAGCTAGAGCAGCGCGAAGCCGCCGGCACGCGCCGCCGCCTCACGCAGCCCGCCGCCGGGCTGGTGGATTTCAGCTCCAACGACTACCTGGGCCTGAGCCGCCACCCCGCCGTGCAACTGGCTTTGCAACAGGCCACGGCCGAAGCAGCGGGCAGCACCGGCTCCCGCCTGCTCACC is a genomic window containing:
- a CDS encoding serine hydrolase, with the protein product MKALFVGLLLFCDFTSVAQHQQELSTLLEKKQVPGMQLVYTKKGETLRYSLGMAKAGTTQAVTAATTFQAASLGKVVLAYTALRLHDQGLLNLDKPLQTYYTEPRLRAQPRAAAITARMVLTHTSGLPNWAENPLEASWKTSALKLKYVPDSCWNYSGEGFVLLQKTLEHITGKPLQALAQQEVFRPLGMRNSSYVWHGEFDKDASFGHDDAGKPTEIRRFQEANAGYSLLTTATDYSRFVQALVKGQGLKPTTAKLLATPASAAERCAKPATPTDPFIAWAYGVGLATTSRGPALWHWGDNGDFKGFFIAFPDTQESLVFFTNSANGLHITDAVLRLFFGPGQYRAMQWLAE
- the rluF gene encoding 23S rRNA pseudouridine(2604) synthase RluF, with protein sequence MPTRLNKYISESGVCSRREADRFIEQGNVLVNGKRASIGDQVTTKDRVSVNGIVIEPRAEEDAVYIAYNKPPGIISTTDTGIKDNIIRAIKHSVRIFPIGRLDRESQGLILLTSNGDIVNKILRAGNKHEKEYIVMVDKPINDLFIEGMANGVPIGGTMTQPCKVTKETPYIFRIVLVQGLNRQIRRMCEYFGYEVVQLERIRVMNINVKGLGVGEWRELKEKELKVLFEMIKDSDGTDDGSTPRRRKRPSSAEFWADRPGRKGAAPKRPADATGHARPAGAWVEKPTGKRAASRPAPTPSAPPEWPTGLTRPNGPATGVRPDGPGFGKTRRPVGGPGSSPRPRGAAAGKGSRPTPAGPPKGKTSTRGTRGASRPGKRS
- the yiaA gene encoding inner membrane protein YiaA — protein: MNTKPSNAFIAASWVALLAGVAAFIIGLWNAQMQLNEKGYYFATLMYGLFAAISLQKSVRDQLEGIPVTGIYYGLSWFSTLLSVAMLTVGLWNATLTLSEKGFYAMSFLLSLFAAIAVQKNTRDNRGQNPTPEATALS
- a CDS encoding sugar O-acetyltransferase, which gives rise to MTPKQQMLAGELYLANDPELVAERLRAKQLCHRYNQEPVHLNRQVLAELLGYETDAHLEAPLRCDYGYNIRLGQGVYANYNLTILDCAPVTIGDNVFIAPNVVLTTAGHPVEVAPRIAGWEFAKPITIGSNVWLGAGVLVMPGVTIGEGTTIGAGSVVTRDIPAGVVAVGNPCRVLRKV
- the bioB gene encoding biotin synthase BioB, which encodes MRTDWTLDEVKAIYNQPVLELVTKAAAIHAETQATGEVQVCTLLSVKTGGCPEDCAYCPQAARYHTGVQAHKLLPDAEVLAAAQRAKDGGSTRFCMGAAWREVRDNRDFDRVLNMVTEVNNIGLEVCCTLGMLNEYQAERLKEAGLYAYNHNLDTSREHYDDIITTRTYDDRLNTLEHVRKAGISVCSGGIIGLGETDEDRIAMLHTLATLPQHPESVPVNALVPVEGTPLADQPRVSVWEMLRMIATARILMPRTMVRLSAGRQEMPVTEQALCFLAGANSIFSGEKLLTTPNPDFDADKQMFALLGLKPRKSFKDVPEGAVVLGKEAAPVVA